The Pecten maximus unplaced genomic scaffold, xPecMax1.1, whole genome shotgun sequence genome segment CTGCACAGGTCCTAATTACTGGTAACTTCCTGTACAAATAGTAGTTACTGGTAACGTCCTGTATAGGTACTAGTTACTGGTGACTTACTGCACAGGTCCTAATTACTGGTAACTTCCTGTACAAATAGTAGTTACTGGTAACTTCCTGTACAGGTACTAGTTACTGGTGACTTACTGCACAGGTCCTAATTACTGGTAACTTCCTGTACAAATAGTAGTTACTGGTAACGTCCTGTACAAGTACTAGTTACTGGTGACTTACTGCACAGGTCCTAATTACTGGTAACTTCCTGTACAAATAGTAGTTACTGGTAActttctgtacatgtactatttacTGGTTACGTCCTGTACAAGTACTAGTTTCATGTAATTACTATATAGGTACAAGCTACTTGTTACCTCCTGTAACGGTTCTTTTTACTGATAACtttcatgtatacatgtaggttcTAGGTACTATTAACTTTTCTGTGCAGGAATTTGTTACAGGTATTTTCCTGTACAAGTACTAGTCCCTGGAACTTCCTGTATCGGTACTAGTTACTGTACAAGTACTAGTTTCTGGTAACTTCCAGTACATGTACTAGTTACTAATACTCATATGTAAGGAGATGTTACTTGATAAAAAGAGTCTAATACTCGTGTGGGTTGAGAAGTTACTTGTTAAAAGGATTCTGACACTCGTGTGGGTGAAATACTTACATGATAAAAAGTATCTCATACTCGTATGGGGGTAATATTGAATGTATTGATTACtgaacaaaacaataacattgaAATTCTGCTTATAAAACCATTGGCTTGTTATTTGTAAAATGTCTTTGATTAAATGTAttctatatcaaatatacaatattccaaATATAAAGCGGAGATATGAAGTATTATGGCCCTTGTCTATCCGAGCATCACTACAGACGAGAGTATACTCTCAAACGGCCAAACAGTTATCagtcattttaatcatttagtCATACTAACAAAACATTGAATTAATGGTAGCATTTTGTTTTCACCAGTACAGCAGAGGAGCATATAAACAAAGCACTAAAGGACCTCAAACACGCCTCAGACAATGGCATAGAACACGAGAGCAACCTTCTGTTTGATCTCCTCTCCACTTCAGGGCTCACTCCAGCACAAGTTCATCGTACGATTACAGACGTTTTCATTGGCGGAATAGATTCTGTAAGTCTTATACTGCATATGGTTTTACACATAAATAGTTCTGTTTAGGGATCACCTACTAACTATTACTTTATCATTGTTAACACGTAGACGGCCAGCAGTATGACGTTCCTACTGTTCTACCTAGCCAAGTATCCAGACAAACAGGAACGTCTCTTCAAAGACCTTCAGgaacatgtgccaaagaaagGGCAGATTCAAGAAGAAACCATCAACAATCTGCCCTACCTCAAGGCCTGCCTCAAGGAATCATTCCGGTTAGTTATATATTTCCGAGAGATATTTCAATCAATCAAGTCAATGCAAAATTGTTACCATATCAATTTAAAACGAAGACTGATCGTGAAATGTAGGGCTTTAATACATATGACATGTATGACGTACTTGTTTTACACAAATAACCGCTTTCTATTCCATATAACATATCAGGAAAACCGTAATAAATTTTCCTCACGACGACTTCATAATGTTGAGAGGGTTACGCTCCTTTCTTCAATTCCAAATAAAATGAAACCTACATTTATTTTAGGTCCTCCATTGGAAgagtaaaatatcaccacattAATGTTTCTATGTATCATTTGTTATTACTCAACTCTGTCATCACAGTGGAAGTGGTGAATATCACCACAGTATTGTGTACCATAATGTTGTTTActttttaacacattttgtaGACTGGTGTTTCCCATTGCCGGAGGTACTGTACGGATCATGGACAAGGACATCACATTAAAGGGATATAATATCCCCAAGGGGGTAAATATAGCACACCAAgggggtaaatataacacaccaaggGGTACATATAACACACCAAGGGGGTAAATATTACACACCAAGGGGGTAACTATAACACACCAAgggggtaaatataacacaccaagggggtaactataacacaccaagggggtaactataacacaccaaggggtaaatataacacactaagggggtaaatataacacaccaagggggtacatataacacaccaagagggtaaatataacacactaagggggtaaatataacacaccaagggggtaaatataacacaccaagggggtaactataacacaccgagggggtaaatataacacaccaagggggtacatataacacaccaagagggtaaatataacacactaagggggtaaatataacacaccaagggggtaactataacacaccaaggggtaaatataacacactaagggggtaaatataacacaccaagggggtacatataacacaccaagagggtaaatataacacactaagggggtacatataacacaccaagggggtaactataacacaccaagggggtaaatataacacaccaagggggtaaatataacacaccaagggggtaaatataacacaccaagagggtaaatataacacaccaaggtagtaactataacacacaaagggggtaaatataacaccaagagggtaaatataacacaccaaggtagtaactataacacacaaagggggtaaatataacaccaagggggtaaatataacacaccaaggggtaaatataacacactaagggggtaactataacacaccaagggggtaaatataacacaccaaggggggtaactataacacaccacgggggtaactataacacaccaaggggggtaaatataacacaccaagggggtacatataacacaccaagagggtaaatataacacactaagggggtaaatataacacaccaagggggtaactataacacaccaaggggtaaatataacacactaagggggtaaatataacacaccaagggggtacatataacacaccaagagggtaaatataacacactaagggggtacatataacacaccaagggggtaactataacacaccaagggggtaaatataacacaccaagggggtaaatataacacaccaagggggtaaatataacacaccaagagggtaaatataacacaccaaggtagtaactataacacacaaagggggtaaatataacaccaagagggtaaatataacacaccaaggtagtaactataacacacaaagggggtaaatataacaccaagggggtaaatataacacaccaaggggtaaatataacacactaagggggtaactataacacaccaagggggtaaatataacacaccaaggGGGGTAACTATAACACACCACGGAGGTAACTATAACACACCAAGgggggtaaatataacacaccaagggggtaaatataacacaccaaggGGGTAACTACAACCCTACggggtaaatataacacaccatgggggtaactataacacaccaagggggtaactataacacaccaaggaggtaaatataacacaccaaggGGGTAAATAGAACACACTAAgggggtaaatataacacaccaaggGGGTTACTATAACACACCAAgggggtaaatataacacactaagggggtaactataacacaccaagggggtaactataacacaccaagggggtaaatataacacactaagggggtaactataacacaccaagggggtaactataacacaccaagggggtaaatataacacaccaagggggtaactataacacaccatgggggggggggggggaggggggtaaCTATAACAAGAAgggggtaaatataacacaccaagagggtaaatataacacaccaaggtttaaatataacacaccaagtgggtaactataacacactaaggggtaaatataacactaagggggtaactataacacaccaagggggtaactataacacaccaagggggtaaatataacacaccaagggggtaaatataacacaacaagGGGTAACTATAACACTAAgggggtaaatataacacactaagggggtaaatataacacaccacGTGGATAGATATAACACACCAAGGGGTAAATATAACAACTCTAAGGAGGGAAATATACCATCTCCAAGCGAATAGAAATACTATCCTCTGGTGTTCATTATAACATTCCTAATAGAAAGATACAACATCCTCAActcggtaaatataacatttccaatGGGGTAGACATATCGTCCCCAGAGGGTAAATATTACATTCTCAGGAGGATATATACCATCCCCAGGGAGGTAAATAATACGTTGCCAAAGGGGGAAATATAACATCTCCAAGGGAATTAATATAACATCCCTAAGGGGGTAAATAAAACATCCTCACCGGTAATTATAACATCATCAGGCGTAATATAACATCTCCAAGGGGGTAAATATTACACTTAAGACAGTAAATATAGTATCCTTAGGGAGTAAATATAGCATCCTTAGGGGGTAAATATAGCATCCTTAGGGGGTGAATATAACAGTCGTATGGagtaaatataacatcaataggATAAATAAAGCATCAGGGAGGTAAATAAAACATCCCCAAAAGGATAAATATACTATCCTTAgggggtaaatataacattcatCAGAAGAGTAAATATAACATCCTCAAGGGGATAAACATAACATCCCCAAAGGGGTAAATATAAAATCATCTGTTATCAAGTACCACATCCCAATGGGGGTGAACATATCACCAGGGGTAAATATAACTCCCAAGGGGTAAATATAACTCCCAAGGGGTAAATATAAAATCATCTGTTATCAAGTACCACATCCCAATGGGGGTAAACATATCACCAGGGGTATAAATAAGGGGTAAATATAACTCCCAAGGGgtaaatataaaatcatcagTGCTATACATCAGTGTATAACATCACTTCCTCAAAGGGGATAAAATATCACCTGGGGGTAAATATAATATCGTGGAGTAAATATAACACCCCAAGGGATAGATATAACGCCCAAAAGGGGCGAACATAACGTCCCCAAGGTGGTAAATATATACCATCCTCAGGGGATAAATATAACAACCCAAGGGATAGATATAACGCCCAAAAGGGGCGAACATAACGTCCCCAAGGTAGTAAATATATACCATCTTCAGGGGATAAATATAACAACCCAAAGAAAGTAAATTCTTTTCCTTTTATGATGAATTAAAGGTTTTATGAAAGGCGATAATAATCGAATAATAATCACCTTTCCTCCTAGTGTTATGGCGAATGTACGTGATTAATATGGCTACTCTTACAGACCCCAATGCAGCTGTGTAGTGGGACGATAGGGAGAGATGAACAGTACTTCCCCCAGCAGGACCAGTTTATCCCCGAGCGGTGGATGCGTGGAGACAGCAGGACGGATGTGAACCCCTTTGCTCACCTCCCTTTTGGGTTCGGACCACGGAAGTGTATCGGCCAGAGATTTGCCGAGCAGGAAATTTTCATCTGTGCAGCTAAGGTGGGTTTTGTCACAATTTCAGCTTCCCTcaaccacaggcgtctgcttctggttagtgaTTTACAGAATAAAACATTATCTCCTACTCCTACTACATGTACTATATCAACAATGACATCATGAAATGAGGTTAATATGAATCAGCTGTCCAAAGAAAAGGTACTCTTAACATTAAGGTCAAGTTTGGATTATGTAGATATATTATGTGTACATTGCAGTGTGATAAACTATGAAGCGAAGATGGTAGAAACTATCAGATTAGCTGAATCAAATCTTAGGTACATTTTACGACAGCCAGGTATCAGAAATGACACTCTCACTTTCCAAAGGCCAGCTTACATAGTTTATTTGATGTCGATCGCGACTGCTAATTATAAGGTAGACAAAAGCATATACAGAAAACTTAGACACATAGACACAATCAAGATTTGATGATGGTTTACGTCAAGGTTgcttttggatttttttttatttatatcaacttgttttttttaaaacgaTACCGATCAATGTGAGATAACTTATCCCAAACGATACCTATGTGAGATAACTTATCCCAAACGATACCTATGTGAGATAACTTATCCCAAACGATACCTATGTGAGATAACTTATCCCAAACGATACCGATGTGAGATAACTTATCCCAAACGATACCTATGTGAGATAACTTATCCCAAAAGATACCGATGTGAGATAACTTATCCCAAACGATACCGATGTGAGATAACTTATCCCAAACGATACCTATGTGAGATAACTTATCACAAACGATACCTATGTGAGATAGCTTATCCCAAACGATACCTATGTGAGATAGATTATCCCAAACCCAAATTTATACACTACGCTGCTCACTGATCTATTGATTTATATTCTGTAGCTGCTCCGGAACTACCGTGTGGTGCTGCCACCTGGCGTTACAGATATCCCTTACTTCTACTGCATATTTGCCACCCCGAGGGAGCCTGCAAGCTTCATCCTGGAAGAACGAGAGGATTAATCAACTACAACGAATTATATACGGTTATAATGATGCATGTGTTATAGGCTTATAATTAACAGCCACTATTTTGGGCATACATTGTGATCCTGCATTTCTTATGCAATCAGGGGGCCAAGATAGCCAAGATCGTCGGGTAATGTAATCACAAGCGAATATTCCTACATGTAGGTGTGTGGTTCGAACCCTACCCAGGGCGATTGGTGTCTTTCAGAAAGCTGTTGTGACATATATTCCAGTAATGTCTGTCGTGTTTTTGACCAAATACATTCTGAACATTTCTTGAATGCCATGCGTTAATGATCAGTGTGGTTTATGCTTGCAATATTGATGGTGGCCAGCTGAAACCAATTCTAagggacattttttttatccgTAATTACATTTGTGTAGTTTGCGCTGTCTGTCCCTATCTGTATGTTTCATAATGTTGAATGCGTCTTGACAACGAGGCCAATCGCCTTGAAAAATGGACATATTACATAGTCATAGCATTACTACTATTTCAATACTGATATACTTGATTTCACTGCATTTAGTCTAAACTTAATTTTACTTTGAATATGAGTTTTATAAAGACAGGTTTTAGGAAACGTGGGATGAAATAATGGCACCTCGTATTAGACGGtacaacaaaaagaaaacacCGCCAGTTGTGTATCTGTGTCAGTACCATGCAACTACTTAAACTAGGTCAATAATGTAATAAAGTCTCGTGACATCAAGCgtaagatatatttattttaatgatattcaTAAATAAGAAGCATTTACGAAAATCCTGGAAACGAATTTCTCTATTAATCAATTCGACTTTGACAGTGCGTTTTTATAACCAATCGTATAATTAAATACCAAATAAGGCTAACAAATTAGAAAGTAAAGCAACGCGATACTGAATACAACGATCTTGATGATGCCATAGAACACATCTACTCTACTAAAACAACACAATGACCTCAAAAAGATGATTTTAAAGACCACAAAGACTCCAAACGTACTAGGGACACCCCGCCAACACAGACCAGACTTAATATATCAAATAGATATCAAGCACTAGacaacacaaaaaataatgagcaaaatgaaattgataatgTTGATAAATGCAAGTGATGGCACAACAAACAAACAGGCAAACACTCGAGGAGCCAAGCCATATACCAACTTTCCGTTCTTCATCTGCTACCAATGACCATCCCCCAAGAAAATCTAAAACCGAAAACAGCAAAACTAAACAGTTAGACCAGGAACTGAAACCCATACCAGTCCACTGTTTATCATCAGTGTGTAACACACCACGTGAACAATACATTGGAAATAAACCTGTGGATCGTCgcaaaattcaaaaattatttGTGCGTGGTATCAATTAGCCAACATCGTCGGAGGAATTGATACGAAAATACGTCGAACGTAATAATGGTACAGTACTAGTTCTGGTGCACACCATTATGTCCTCAATCCTCCAACAGTAG includes the following:
- the LOC117318346 gene encoding 1,25-dihydroxyvitamin D(3) 24-hydroxylase, mitochondrial-like — protein: MRLISTKLEAWKNEYGPIVRVRLGKRWSLYLFDPDDIEKVFRADQKYPERITLPLMSIYEKRQNLPSTLANTNGKEWHAMRGPTQKIMLRPKAVTKYAPKLSIIADDFVDSLKTSGRLDNLPFKLMEYSAEGVGMLCFNTRLGCITSDNTATPLMTYTKDFLDRLGNHFYRMIPTYMLFRTKFYIGFEEAANFLYSTAEEHINKALKDLKHASDNGIEHESNLLFDLLSTSGLTPAQVHRTITDVFIGGIDSTASSMTFLLFYLAKYPDKQERLFKDLQEHVPKKGQIQEETINNLPYLKACLKESFRLVFPIAGGTVRIMDKDITLKGYNIPKGTPMQLCSGTIGRDEQYFPQQDQFIPERWMRGDSRTDVNPFAHLPFGFGPRKCIGQRFAEQEIFICAAKLLRNYRVVLPPGVTDIPYFYCIFATPREPASFILEERED